In one Apostichopus japonicus isolate 1M-3 chromosome 18, ASM3797524v1, whole genome shotgun sequence genomic region, the following are encoded:
- the LOC139958538 gene encoding plasma membrane ascorbate-dependent reductase CYBRD1-like produces MGVGLLFTLLVILAEILGLLIVSLMVVLTNKYFGGYAWDGSEKQFNLHPILMVAGFLFFYGNSVLLYKIGAGISVSKFKIKMAHFLLHLLAFVCSVVGLVAVFQYHNAQGFGNARSLHSWMGLGTVVFYGSQLVLGFLFFLYPRPREEIRAAVKPVHVFFGIFLLGMICVSVLTGLTEKILFTDQGFDELSPVVIVTNIFAIAVVFFAGIVTYIVTSSKFSALTLSRYDQLN; encoded by the exons ATGGGGGTTGGGTTACTGTTTACTCTTTTGGTCATTTTGGCTGAAATCCTTGGTCTGTTGATTGTTTCACTCATGGTCGTGCTCACCAACAAATACTTTGGTGGATATGCTTGGGATGGCAGCGAAAAGCAGTTTAATCTTCATCCTATTCTCATGGTTGCAGGATTTCTGTTCTTCTATGGAAACT ctGTCCTCTTGTACAAGATAGGTGCAGGCATCAGTgtttcaaagtttaaaatcaAGATGGCTCACTTTCTCCTTCACCTTCTGGCATTTGTTTGCTCTGTGGTCGGATTGGTGGCAGTCTTTCAGTATCACAACGCTCAGGGATTTGGCAATGCTCGTAGCCTTCACAGCTGGATGGGCCTCGGAACAGTGGTCTTCTATGGTAGTCAG CTTGTGTTGGGATTCCTGTTTTTCTTGTATCCTCGTCCCCGTGAGGAGATTAGAGCGGCTGTCAAACCCGTCCATGTCTTCTTTGGTATCTTTCTCCTCGGCATGATTTGTGTCTCCGTTCTAACAGGACTGACAGAAAAAATTCTGTTTACAGA CCAAGGATTTGATGAACTGTCTCCCGTGGTGATTGTGACTAACATCTTTGCCATCGCCGTGGTTTTCTTTGCTGGGATTGTGACCTACATTGTGACCAGTTCAAAGTTCTCTGCTCTTACACTTAGCAGATATGATCAGCTGAATTGA